The Geobacillus genomosp. 3 genome segment GCCGCTCAGCCTGCAAATTTTCGGCGGTGAAAAGGAAACGCTTGTCGAGGCAGCGAAGTTTGTCGATAAAAATACGAACGCTGATATTATTGACATTAACATGGGCTGCCCAGTCCCGAAAATTACAAACTGCGACGCGGGGGCGAAATGGCTTCTTGACCCGAACAAAATTTACGATGTCGTCGCCGCCATTGTCGATGCTGTCGAAAAACCGGTTACGGTCAAAATGCGGATCGGTTGGGACGACCAGCATATTTACGCCGTTGAAAACGCCCAAGCAGTCGAGCGCGCCGGTGGCAAAGCCGTCGCCGTCCACGGACGGACAAGGGTGCAAATGTACGAAGGAAAAGCGGATTGGAACATTATTAAACAAGTGAAAGAAGCGGTTAATATCCCAGTCATCGGCAACGGCGATGTCAAAACGCCGCAAGACGCCAAGCGGATGCTCGAAGAAACTGGGGTTGACGGCGTCATGATCGGGCGGGCGGCGCTCGGCAACCCGTGGATGATTTACCGCACAGTTCGCTATTTGGAAACCGGAGAACTCATTCCTGAACCGACCCCGAGGGAGAAAATCGATGTCTGCTTGCTGCACTTGGATCGCCTGATCGCCCTCAAAGGCGAGTACATCGCGGTGAAAGAGATGCGCAAGCACGCCGCTTGGTACTTAAAAGGCGTGCGCGGGGCAGCGAAAATCCGCAATGCCATCAACGAGTGCGAGACGCGGGATGAGTTGGCGGCACTGTTGGTTCAAGTTGCAGAAGAAGCGGAAAGCCGAGCGGCGAACGCTCAAGCCGTCTAGCAAAGGTGTGACATGTAAACAGCGGATGACTGCCAGCTCGTGCTGGCAGTATTTTTCGTAAAAATCGCCAAATGGAGTGAAGGAACCATGAGCCATGAAGAATTGAACGACCAACTGCGTGTCCGCAGGGAAAAATTGAACAAAATTGAAGAACTAGGCGTTGACCCGTTCGGCAAACGGTTCGAGCGCACGCATAAAGCGGAAGAACTGTTTGAACTGTACGGGGATTTGTCAAAAGAGGAACTCGAAGAGCAACAAATCGAAGTCGCCGTCGCCGGCCGCATCATGACGAAACGCGGCAAAGGAAAAGCGGGGTTTGCCCACATTCAGGACGTGACAGGGCAAATCCAAATTTACGTCCGTCAAGACGATGTCGGCGAACAGCAATACGAGCTGTTTAAAATCTCCGACCTTGGTGATATCGTCGGCGTGCGCGGCACGATGTTCAAAACAAAAGTTGGCGAGCTTTCTATCAAAGTATCGTCGTATGAATTTTTAACAAAAGCACTGCGCCCGCTGCCGGAAAAATACCACGGTTTAAAGGACGTCGAACAGCGCTACCGCCAGCGCTATCTTGACTTAATTATGAACCCGCAAAGCAAGCAGACGTTCATTACCCGCAGTCTCATTATTCAATCGATGCGCCGTTATCTTGACAGCCATGGCTACTTGGAAGTCGAAACACCGATGATGCACGCCGTAGCAGGCGGCGCGGCGGCCCGCCCGTTCATTACGCATCATAATGCACTTGATATGACGCTGTACATGCGAATCGCCATTGAGCTGCATTTGAAACGGCTCATCGTCGGCGGTTTAGAAAAAGTGTATGAAATCGGACGTGTTTTCCGGAATGAAGGCATCTCCACCCGCCATAACCCGGAGTTTACGATGCTCGAGTTGTATGAGGCGTATGCCGACTTCCGCGATATTATGCAATTAACGGAAAACTTGATCGCCCACATTGCCACAGAGGTGCTTGGCACAACGAAAATCCAATATGGTGAACATATCGTCGATTTAACGCCTGAATGGCGGCGGTTCCACATGGTGGATGCGATCAAAGAATACGTCGGCGTCGATTTTTGGCAGCAAATGACCGATGAGGAAGCGAGGGCGTTGGCCAAAGAACATGGCGTTGAAGTCGCCCCACACATGACGTTCGGCCATATCGTCAACGAGTTTTTTGAACAAAAAGTAGAGGATAAACTAATCCAGCCGACGTTCATTTACGGCCACCCGGTCGAAATCTCGCCATTAGCCAAGAAAAACCCAGACGACCCGCGCTTTACCGACCGGTTTGAGCTGTTTATCGTCGGGCGCGAACATGCGAACGCCTTTACGGAACTAAACGACCCGATCGATCAGCGTCAACGGTTTGAGGCGCAGCTGAAGGAGCGCGAACAAGGAAACGACGAAGCGCACGAAATGGACGAGGATTTCCTCGAAGCGCTTGAATACGGCATGCCGCCGACGGGCGGACTCGGGATCGGGGTCGACCGGTTAGTCATGCTTTTGACCAATTCACCGTCCATTCGCGATGTCCTTCTCTTCCCGCAAATGCGCCATAAATAACAATGATCGTCCCCTGCCGCGAACAACGGCAGGGGATAATTTGTTAAGGGATATCGATTCGAGAAAAAAAGTCGGTTGTTTATCAGCCTCTAGAAAGAAGATCAATATCATTGGACAGTTGACCTGCATATATTAACGGAGGACTCGGAAGTAAAAAACATAAAGGTGAAAGGAGCGGTTCTGTTGCTTTCCTATCCGATCCTCTATCGCAATCCTCCTGTGGCCGAGGCCGCACAGATCAGCGCCCCGAAAATTAGTCCCAAAGCGGTCATCGGCGTCGATTCGATGATTATCGGTGATATAACGATCGCTGATGATGTGTTTATCGGTTTTAAAAATTTGTTGCGAGCAGACTCGGGGTATCCGTATTATGTCGGTCCTTATACGAATATCCAAGACTATGTGCTTATGCATGTACATCCCGGCCGCGAACATGTGAACGTGAAAGGCCGAAAATGGGGTGTTTATCTCGAAGGGGAAAACAGCGTCTTGCACCACGCAGCCGTGCATGGTCCCCTGTTCGTCGGGCGGAATACATTCATTGGGCAACACGCCAATATTTATGACGCCATAATCGGCAGAAATTGCGTCATCATGCATGGGGCGACCGTAACCAACGGCGTGAAAATCCCCGATAATCGGTTCGTCGCTCCAGGAGAGACAGTATGGCAACAGGAACAGGCCGACCGATTGCCACCTGTCCCAGACAAATGGAAAGACTTAAACCGGAAGATCGTCGACCATTACTACCGTCTCGGCAAATCGTATTTGCATCATACACCGCTAGCATTTTCTTACGGTGCACATCGATACTAATTTTCATTTAACTATTGACTTTTACTCATAGAATATGTAAAATGTAAGACGTTGTTTTTAATAATAAAACAAAAAACGAAATAAGTTGACAAACCTCCTTTAGTGTGCTATATTATGATAGCACGCGGATGCGTCAATCATGATATTCAAAAAGTATTGACAAACAAACATATTCGATTATAATATTATTTGTCTGTTATATTGACTGCCTAGTGATGATAGCGGAGGGGAAACACCCGTTCCCATCCCGAACACGGAAGTTAAGCCCTCCAGCGCCGATGGTAGTTGGGGCCAACGCCCCTGCGAGAGTAGGTCGTCGCTAGGCAGTATCGTGGAGGATTAGCTCAGCTGGGAGAGCACTTGCCTTACAAGCAAGGGGTCGGCGGTTCGATCCCGTCATCCTCCACCACCTATATAGCACGATGACCCATTCGCTCAGTAACGAGCGATGCATCGTCGAATAGACTTCGAGTTGCCCCGACGCACTTGACTTCCATGAATAAGCTTGTAGAGGAAGGGGCAGGTAGAGCAAAGCGATGCTTAGAGTGTTATTGAAAACATGAGCCATTCGCTCAGCAACGAGCGATGCATCGTCGAATGGGCTTCGAGTTGCCCCGACGCACTTGACTTCCGTGAATAAGCTTGTAGAGGAAGGGGCAGGTAGAGCAAAGCAATGCTTGGAGTGTTATTGAAAACATGAGCCATTCGCTCAGCAACGAGCGATGCATCGTCGAATGGGCTTCGAGTTGCCCCGACGCACTTGACTTCCGTGAATAAGCTTGTAGAGGAAGGGGCAGGTAGAGCAAAGCGATGCTTAGAGTGTTATTGAAAATATGAGCCATTAGCTCAGTAGGTAGAGCATCTGACTTTTAATCAGAGGGTCGGAGGTTCGAGTCCTCCATGGCTCACCATTAACTATATATTTGCGGGTGTGGCGGAATTGGCAGACGCGCTAGATTCAGGGTCTAGTGCCCTTTACGGGCGTGGGGGTTCGAGTCCCTTCACCCGCATAATGATCCGGGCGGAAGTAGTTCAGTGGTAGAACACCACCTTGCCAAGGTGGGGGTCGCGGGTTCGAGTCCCGTCTTCCGCTCCATTTATTTGCCCATTAGCCGGGGTGGCGGAATTGGCAGA includes the following:
- the dusB gene encoding tRNA dihydrouridine synthase DusB, translated to MFRIGDVEIKNRVVLAPMAGVCNSAFRLTVKEFGAGLVCAEMVSDKGIVYNNEKTLNMLYIDEREKPLSLQIFGGEKETLVEAAKFVDKNTNADIIDINMGCPVPKITNCDAGAKWLLDPNKIYDVVAAIVDAVEKPVTVKMRIGWDDQHIYAVENAQAVERAGGKAVAVHGRTRVQMYEGKADWNIIKQVKEAVNIPVIGNGDVKTPQDAKRMLEETGVDGVMIGRAALGNPWMIYRTVRYLETGELIPEPTPREKIDVCLLHLDRLIALKGEYIAVKEMRKHAAWYLKGVRGAAKIRNAINECETRDELAALLVQVAEEAESRAANAQAV
- the lysS gene encoding lysine--tRNA ligase; this translates as MSHEELNDQLRVRREKLNKIEELGVDPFGKRFERTHKAEELFELYGDLSKEELEEQQIEVAVAGRIMTKRGKGKAGFAHIQDVTGQIQIYVRQDDVGEQQYELFKISDLGDIVGVRGTMFKTKVGELSIKVSSYEFLTKALRPLPEKYHGLKDVEQRYRQRYLDLIMNPQSKQTFITRSLIIQSMRRYLDSHGYLEVETPMMHAVAGGAAARPFITHHNALDMTLYMRIAIELHLKRLIVGGLEKVYEIGRVFRNEGISTRHNPEFTMLELYEAYADFRDIMQLTENLIAHIATEVLGTTKIQYGEHIVDLTPEWRRFHMVDAIKEYVGVDFWQQMTDEEARALAKEHGVEVAPHMTFGHIVNEFFEQKVEDKLIQPTFIYGHPVEISPLAKKNPDDPRFTDRFELFIVGREHANAFTELNDPIDQRQRFEAQLKEREQGNDEAHEMDEDFLEALEYGMPPTGGLGIGVDRLVMLLTNSPSIRDVLLFPQMRHK